In Halarcobacter bivalviorum, a genomic segment contains:
- a CDS encoding trimeric intracellular cation channel family protein: MTPLEIADIIGIVSFALSGFLIAVHYKLDILGVFISAFLTALGGGMIRDVIANKTPYVLSDNLPIILVSTTLFLAFIFKLHKTTDLEGKTWFIVSDAIGLVSFAITGALIGIKADFNFLGVLMLAFLTAVGGGTIRDILINKVPSILVSEFYGTVAIIIGLITYFLHLGNYVSIVTLTITFIFGVTLRLLAYYKKWSLPKL, from the coding sequence ATGACTCCTTTAGAAATTGCTGATATTATTGGTATTGTCTCTTTTGCACTTAGTGGTTTTTTAATTGCTGTTCATTATAAACTTGATATTTTAGGTGTTTTTATCTCTGCTTTTTTAACTGCCCTTGGGGGAGGAATGATAAGAGATGTTATTGCCAATAAAACACCCTATGTTTTAAGTGATAATCTTCCTATTATTTTAGTTAGTACTACTCTATTTTTAGCATTTATTTTTAAACTTCATAAAACAACTGATTTAGAAGGAAAAACTTGGTTTATTGTTTCAGATGCTATAGGTTTAGTATCTTTTGCTATAACCGGTGCTCTTATTGGAATAAAAGCTGATTTCAACTTCTTAGGTGTATTAATGCTTGCATTTTTAACAGCTGTAGGGGGAGGAACTATCAGAGATATTTTAATAAACAAAGTTCCCTCAATTTTAGTTTCTGAGTTTTATGGAACTGTTGCTATTATAATTGGACTTATAACCTATTTTTTACATTTAGGAAATTATGTTTCAATTGTTACATTAACAATAACTTTTATTTTTGGAGTAACACTAAGACTTCTTGCCTATTACAAAAAATGGAGTTTACCTAAACTATAA
- a CDS encoding ArsS family sensor histidine kinase: MSILKKISILFIISLTLMSVIGIWTDNINSKRVDSLIKEKYVKIANEILENFDNKQKIEQILEKHHLKPLEIKPKNNEVFFYKEFTFGYISIEKRSFEDEFILEINYLDENYLLKTQDEENLKDKMILNALVFLDIFVLILIFLYLIKLLSPLKNISSEITKFANGDLSRRLDIKSKDEIGQLSQAFNKMASSLEELIKTRQELLKDIGHELRTPIAKGKFAIEKIEDFSQKELLKKIFKDLETLTNELIELEKLNSKELELSTFDMETLIVQALNRLYIEDENLINIDIKENFKITADLHYLSMALKNLVDNAIKYATSYPIEIKVNNQEIQIINSAKKLSKDFEYYLKPFTQELSQRDGFGLGLSIVKKVVKKHKYQLLHKYEENKIYFIIKFNS, encoded by the coding sequence ATGTCTATATTAAAGAAAATCTCAATTTTATTTATCATAAGTCTTACTCTTATGTCTGTTATTGGTATCTGGACTGATAATATCAACTCAAAAAGAGTAGATAGTTTAATAAAAGAGAAGTATGTAAAAATAGCAAATGAAATACTTGAAAATTTTGATAATAAACAAAAAATAGAACAAATCTTAGAAAAACATCATCTAAAACCTTTAGAGATAAAACCTAAAAATAATGAAGTATTCTTTTATAAAGAGTTTACCTTTGGTTATATCTCTATTGAAAAAAGAAGTTTTGAAGATGAGTTTATTTTAGAGATAAACTATTTAGATGAAAACTATCTATTAAAAACTCAAGATGAAGAAAATTTAAAAGATAAAATGATTTTAAATGCCCTAGTTTTTTTAGATATTTTTGTTTTAATCTTAATCTTTTTATATCTAATCAAACTATTAAGCCCTTTAAAAAATATAAGCTCAGAGATAACAAAATTTGCAAATGGAGATTTATCTAGAAGATTAGATATAAAATCAAAAGATGAAATAGGACAACTAAGCCAAGCTTTTAATAAAATGGCTTCATCCCTAGAAGAGTTAATAAAAACTAGACAAGAGCTTTTAAAAGATATAGGACATGAATTAAGAACTCCTATTGCAAAAGGAAAATTTGCTATAGAAAAGATTGAAGACTTTTCTCAAAAAGAGCTTTTAAAAAAGATATTTAAAGATTTAGAAACTTTAACAAATGAACTAATTGAATTGGAAAAACTAAACTCTAAAGAGTTAGAATTATCTACTTTTGATATGGAAACTTTAATTGTTCAAGCTCTAAATAGATTATATATTGAAGATGAAAATTTAATTAATATTGACATAAAAGAGAATTTTAAAATAACTGCTGATTTACACTATCTCTCAATGGCACTTAAAAATCTAGTAGATAATGCAATAAAATATGCTACTTCATATCCTATAGAGATTAAAGTAAATAACCAAGAGATACAAATAATAAATAGTGCAAAAAAACTAAGCAAAGATTTTGAATATTATTTAAAACCTTTTACTCAAGAACTTTCTCAAAGAGATGGTTTTGGATTAGGTTTAAGTATTGTAAAAAAAGTTGTAAAAAAACATAAATACCAACTTCTACACAAATATGAAGAGAATAAAATCTATTTTATAATTAAATTTAATAGTTAA